A window from Thermoanaerobaculales bacterium encodes these proteins:
- a CDS encoding transporter has translation MSDTSSSRTRAGWLALALASMLVIGALWPSLASAQVPPRFYWKTLSGTNAVPVIVNSMSGNTNPFDPAHLVAPGANLDATLAIGGYARMFTLLDRAAMGAVLLPMGRISGEVSAAGQTIDSSARGFGDPTFELDVNLVGPKAQKNLVDVLRYEPGFSLDVIADLAVPVGEYDSGQPLNLGQNRWYGRLGAPIVWQLGPWVPGRRTTLELLPAVWLFGTNDDFEGKSLETDPMFQVDAHLTRDFTEHMWGSLDGAWYTGGTASVDGVEGEKLDNLAFGLTLGYQINDNLGLTMGYKSTVNDSAPGDLQMDGFMISLVSGWHRIIEGARRLKGGE, from the coding sequence ATGAGCGACACAAGCAGCTCGAGGACAAGGGCCGGGTGGCTGGCGCTCGCCCTGGCGTCGATGCTCGTCATTGGCGCGCTCTGGCCGTCCCTGGCCTCCGCGCAGGTGCCCCCGCGCTTCTACTGGAAGACCCTGTCGGGCACGAACGCCGTCCCGGTCATCGTCAACTCGATGAGCGGTAACACGAACCCGTTCGATCCGGCGCACCTGGTGGCGCCGGGAGCCAACCTTGACGCCACGCTGGCCATCGGCGGCTATGCGCGCATGTTCACCCTGCTCGACCGCGCGGCCATGGGTGCGGTCCTGCTGCCCATGGGGCGGATCTCGGGCGAGGTCTCGGCCGCAGGCCAGACGATCGATTCCTCAGCCCGGGGGTTCGGCGATCCGACCTTCGAGCTCGACGTCAATCTCGTCGGCCCGAAGGCGCAGAAGAACCTGGTCGACGTCCTGCGCTACGAGCCCGGGTTCTCGCTCGACGTGATCGCCGACCTGGCGGTGCCGGTCGGCGAGTACGACAGCGGCCAGCCCTTGAACCTCGGCCAGAACCGATGGTACGGGCGGCTGGGCGCGCCGATCGTCTGGCAGCTCGGCCCCTGGGTGCCGGGTCGGCGAACGACCCTGGAGCTCCTGCCCGCCGTGTGGCTCTTCGGGACCAACGACGACTTCGAGGGCAAGTCCCTCGAAACCGACCCGATGTTTCAGGTCGACGCGCACCTGACGCGCGATTTCACCGAGCACATGTGGGGTTCGCTCGACGGCGCGTGGTACACGGGCGGTACGGCGAGCGTCGACGGCGTCGAGGGCGAGAAGCTCGACAACCTGGCCTTCGGGCTCACGCTCGGATACCAGATCAACGACAACCTGGGCCTCACCATGGGCTACAAGTCGACCGTCAACGACAGCGCTCCAGGTGACCTCCAGATGGACGGCTTCATGATCTCGCTCGTGTCCGGATGGCACCGGATCATCGAAGGAGCCCGCCGCCTGAAGGGCGGGGAGTAG
- a CDS encoding aryl-sulfate sulfotransferase: MSTERAAGQSEQDGAPMDAGGGEEEVPGWIRAALVEPRGLIRNDPGATPGFVLFTQLTSNTTYLIDLEGRVVHAWTTDLAADAGYLMEDGSLVRMARIAEPENFKAGGVSGYLQRVSWDGEVLWQWRMGDAERILHHDLDVLPNGNILVIAWEQITADEARAAGRRTELTPAQGLWADWILEVEPLRPDGARIVWEWHVWDHLIQSYDPSAPNFGDPAAAPRRLDANGDADAEMIDAEELEQLKALGYAPADATADDVQSDFLHMNSIDYHPELDQIAVSVPEVGEIWILDHSTTAEEARSSSGGRRGHGGDLLYRWGNPRMYGRGTADDQRLFHQHQVLWIPDGLANAGNLTMFNNGGDRGWSSVVEISPPLEADGSYRLDPGMAWGPPEPWWTYEATDRTSFYAPFISGAHRLANGNTFICSGPQGWFFEVTPAGEVVWEYRNPYHGGVPGWHPPGTERVPFASFRATKIPPDHPALAGRRLAPLHPQPERYYLPAPPEQSRQ; encoded by the coding sequence GCCTGATCCGAAACGACCCCGGCGCCACTCCCGGCTTCGTGCTCTTCACCCAGCTCACCTCCAACACGACCTACCTCATCGACCTCGAAGGGAGGGTCGTCCACGCCTGGACCACCGACCTCGCCGCCGATGCCGGATACCTCATGGAGGACGGGTCGCTGGTGCGGATGGCGCGGATCGCGGAACCAGAGAATTTCAAGGCCGGCGGCGTGTCCGGCTACCTCCAGCGGGTGTCGTGGGACGGCGAGGTGCTGTGGCAGTGGCGGATGGGCGACGCCGAGCGCATCCTGCACCACGATCTGGACGTCCTCCCCAACGGCAACATCCTGGTCATCGCCTGGGAGCAGATCACCGCGGACGAGGCTCGGGCAGCGGGACGCCGCACCGAGCTGACCCCGGCGCAGGGCCTGTGGGCGGACTGGATCCTGGAGGTGGAGCCGCTGCGTCCGGATGGTGCACGGATCGTGTGGGAGTGGCACGTCTGGGACCACCTGATTCAGAGCTACGATCCGAGCGCGCCGAACTTCGGCGACCCGGCCGCGGCCCCGCGCCGGCTCGATGCCAACGGCGACGCGGATGCCGAGATGATTGACGCGGAGGAGCTCGAGCAGCTCAAGGCGCTCGGGTACGCTCCGGCCGACGCCACCGCGGACGACGTGCAGTCCGACTTCCTCCACATGAACTCGATCGACTACCACCCCGAGCTCGACCAGATCGCGGTGAGCGTGCCCGAGGTGGGCGAGATCTGGATCCTCGACCACTCCACGACGGCAGAGGAGGCGCGAAGCTCGTCCGGCGGTCGCCGTGGGCACGGAGGCGACCTCCTCTACCGCTGGGGCAACCCGAGGATGTACGGCCGCGGGACCGCTGACGACCAACGCCTGTTCCACCAGCACCAGGTGCTGTGGATTCCGGACGGCTTGGCGAACGCCGGCAACCTGACCATGTTCAACAACGGCGGCGACCGGGGCTGGTCATCGGTGGTCGAGATCTCACCGCCGCTTGAGGCCGACGGCAGCTACCGGCTCGATCCGGGGATGGCGTGGGGCCCGCCCGAGCCGTGGTGGACCTACGAGGCGACGGATCGCACGAGCTTCTACGCCCCCTTCATCTCCGGCGCCCACCGCCTCGCCAACGGCAACACCTTCATCTGCTCCGGGCCTCAGGGGTGGTTCTTCGAGGTGACGCCGGCGGGCGAGGTCGTGTGGGAGTACCGCAACCCGTACCATGGCGGAGTTCCCGGATGGCACCCGCCGGGAACCGAGCGGGTGCCGTTCGCGTCGTTCCGCGCGACCAAGATCCCGCCGGACCACCCGGCTCTCGCCGGCCGGAGGCTGGCACCGCTCCATCCGCAGCCCGAGCGGTACTACCTGCCGGCTCCTCCCGAGCAGAGCCGTCAGTAG